One genomic segment of Mesoterricola silvestris includes these proteins:
- a CDS encoding DUF4032 domain-containing protein — protein MTEAPGLLSILVRPGHPDFLDLPWEVDLAAWPGATDRSIELQRGLSRHEVQFVSYGGADVYAVKELPEGLAKKEYGALLEMQDRSLPAVEPVGHALAARPDGVRVSLLLTRYLDASHPYRVLFLNPGLERYRERLLDAMAGLLVRLHLAGAYWGDCSLSNVLFRRDAGQLGAYLVDAETSELHESLSDGQRRQDLMIMEDNVGGDLLDISMVTKLPDTLRPERFGANIRRRYESLWTEVNREVIVGVGERWRIQERVRALNALGFSIQEIKLIATGDRDKLAMRTVVTDRDYHRHRLHDLTGLVAQEAQAELILNEIEELKARLTLEGRRELPTSVAAFRWLTDSWEPVQRRLGSLVKTEADAAERYCQVLEHKWFLSEAAKADVGLDAALDDYLERFHPRKSRKARAR, from the coding sequence GTGACCGAAGCCCCCGGCCTCCTGTCCATTCTCGTGCGCCCCGGCCATCCGGATTTCCTGGACCTGCCCTGGGAGGTGGACCTGGCGGCCTGGCCCGGCGCCACGGACCGCTCCATCGAACTGCAGCGGGGCCTCTCCCGGCACGAGGTGCAGTTCGTGAGCTACGGCGGCGCGGACGTCTACGCCGTCAAGGAGCTGCCCGAGGGCCTCGCGAAGAAGGAGTACGGCGCCCTCCTGGAGATGCAGGACCGCAGCCTGCCGGCGGTGGAACCCGTGGGCCACGCCCTGGCGGCGAGGCCCGACGGGGTGCGGGTGAGCCTCCTCCTGACCCGCTACCTGGACGCCAGCCACCCCTACCGGGTGCTCTTCCTGAACCCCGGCCTGGAGCGATACCGGGAGCGGCTCCTGGACGCCATGGCGGGCCTCCTGGTGCGCCTCCACCTGGCGGGCGCCTACTGGGGCGACTGTTCCCTGTCCAACGTCCTCTTCCGCCGGGACGCGGGGCAGCTGGGTGCCTACCTGGTGGACGCGGAGACCTCCGAGCTCCACGAGAGCCTTTCCGACGGCCAGCGCCGCCAGGACCTCATGATCATGGAGGACAACGTCGGCGGCGACCTCCTGGACATCTCCATGGTCACGAAGCTCCCCGACACCCTGCGCCCCGAGAGGTTCGGCGCCAATATCCGCCGCCGCTACGAGAGCCTCTGGACGGAAGTGAACCGCGAGGTGATCGTGGGCGTGGGGGAGCGCTGGCGCATCCAGGAGCGGGTGCGGGCCCTGAACGCCCTGGGCTTCTCCATCCAGGAGATCAAGCTCATCGCCACCGGGGACCGGGACAAGCTGGCCATGCGCACCGTGGTCACCGACCGGGACTACCACCGCCACCGCCTCCACGACCTCACGGGCCTGGTGGCCCAGGAGGCCCAGGCCGAGCTCATCCTCAACGAGATCGAGGAGCTCAAGGCCCGCCTCACCCTGGAGGGCCGCCGCGAGCTCCCCACCTCCGTGGCGGCCTTCCGGTGGCTCACGGATTCCTGGGAGCCCGTCCAGCGGCGCCTGGGATCCCTGGTGAAGACCGAGGCCGACGCCGCGGAACGGTACTGCCAGGTCCTGGAGCACAAGTGGTTCCTCTCCGAGGCGGCCAAGGCCGACGTGGGGCTGGACGCGGCCCTGGACGACTACCTGGAACGTTTCCACCCCAGGAAATCCAGGAAGGCCCGGGCACGGTAG
- a CDS encoding HAD-IG family 5'-nucleotidase — translation MSDADPLVIPPRGRGVFCNRTLNFRSLHAIGYDMDYTLVNYRVDIFERQVYGFARERFLEQGWPVQGLVFDQGMVARGLVIDTQTGNIVKANRFGLVRRAQHGTRPLTFSEQRAAYADTLVDLSDPRWVFLNTLFSLSEGCLYAQMVDLLDARALPEVLGYRELYVRVRDVVDAQHMEGRLKADIIAAPEACVVLDPETALTLLDQRHAGKKLLLITNSDWTFSSAMMSYSFDRFLPGGMTWRDLFDLVIVGARKPEFFTSRAPFFQVVTEDGMLRPTMGPLQPGVAYMGGSAAQVEKDLGMSGDEILYVGDHMFGDVHMSKSEFRWRTALILRELEAEVEALESFAGAERIIASKMEEKERLEAQFSQTRLELQRLREGYGPRGQVPAADLETRLQELRNRLTPLDLEIAPLARAATELTNDRWGLLTRAGNDKSHLARQVERYADVYTSRVSNFLYATPFVFLRSPRGSLPHDPTSPGGTSTLPPSEGIADA, via the coding sequence ATGAGCGATGCCGATCCCCTCGTGATCCCCCCCCGCGGCCGGGGCGTATTCTGCAACCGGACCCTGAACTTCCGGTCCCTGCACGCCATCGGCTACGACATGGACTACACCCTCGTGAACTACCGGGTGGACATCTTCGAACGGCAGGTGTACGGATTCGCCCGGGAGCGCTTCCTGGAGCAGGGCTGGCCGGTGCAGGGGCTGGTCTTCGACCAGGGCATGGTGGCCCGGGGGCTGGTCATCGACACGCAGACCGGCAATATCGTCAAGGCCAACCGCTTCGGCCTGGTGCGCCGGGCCCAGCACGGCACGCGGCCCCTCACCTTCAGCGAGCAGCGCGCGGCCTACGCGGACACCCTGGTGGACCTGTCCGATCCGCGGTGGGTCTTCCTCAATACGCTCTTCTCGCTCTCGGAGGGGTGCCTCTACGCCCAGATGGTGGACCTTCTGGACGCGCGGGCCCTGCCCGAGGTGCTGGGCTACCGGGAGCTCTACGTGCGGGTGCGCGACGTGGTGGACGCCCAGCACATGGAGGGCCGGCTCAAGGCCGATATCATCGCGGCGCCCGAGGCCTGCGTGGTCCTGGATCCCGAAACGGCCCTCACCCTCCTGGACCAGCGCCACGCCGGCAAGAAGCTCCTGCTCATCACCAATTCGGACTGGACCTTCTCCTCGGCCATGATGTCGTACTCCTTCGACCGGTTCCTGCCCGGGGGCATGACCTGGCGGGACCTCTTCGACCTGGTGATCGTGGGGGCCCGCAAGCCGGAGTTCTTCACCTCCCGGGCCCCCTTCTTCCAGGTGGTGACCGAGGACGGCATGCTCCGGCCCACGATGGGGCCCCTGCAGCCCGGCGTGGCCTACATGGGGGGCTCCGCGGCCCAGGTGGAGAAGGACCTGGGCATGAGCGGCGACGAGATCCTCTACGTGGGCGACCACATGTTCGGCGACGTGCACATGAGCAAGAGCGAATTCCGCTGGCGCACGGCCCTGATCCTGCGGGAACTGGAGGCCGAGGTGGAGGCCCTGGAATCCTTCGCCGGCGCCGAGCGCATCATCGCCTCCAAGATGGAGGAGAAGGAGCGCCTGGAGGCCCAGTTCTCCCAGACGCGCCTGGAGCTGCAGCGCCTCCGGGAGGGCTACGGCCCCCGCGGCCAGGTCCCCGCCGCCGACCTGGAGACCCGCCTCCAGGAGCTGCGCAACCGCCTCACCCCCCTGGATCTGGAGATCGCCCCCCTGGCCCGGGCGGCCACGGAGCTCACCAACGACCGCTGGGGCCTCCTCACCCGCGCCGGCAACGACAAGAGCCATCTGGCCAGGCAGGTGGAACGCTACGCCGACGTTTACACGAGCCGGGTTTCCAATTTCCTGTACGCCACGCCCTTCGTGTTCCTGCGGTCCCCCCGGGGCAGCCTCCCCCACGATCCCACCAGCCCGGGCGGGACCTCCACCCTGCCGCCGTCGGAGGGGATCGCGGACGCGTAG
- a CDS encoding alkaline phosphatase family protein: MRFAPIFAPFLAASLLAAPRPKLVVVISVDQFSAELMSRWGQDLPGGLGRLQREGTAFVETFHDHGYTETGPGHSVLLTGCHPMHTGITENSWRDRARGRDTYCVEDPASPLVDVAGTPVSPANLRTGTLGEWLTAQVPGSRSFAVTGKDRSAILMAGHRAQGVYWFNGAGGFTTSKAYASTLPPWLKAYNTRFLTRLADESLFWSPLDGRPLPPSATYTVHGAPVTLGLPRSVHAVGMPLDADFWGRFRATPFFDEAILGAARALEDAEHLGQGPGTDLLALGLSATDYIGHRFGNGGPEMLDALRRLDKGLGAYLDHLAAKVPGLWVVLTADHGAADFPERLQAQGYPARRVYPGPWAQALNLELRKRLGLARDPFLPADGPMLYLDPALTAPAERKRILDAAVALAKATPEVADAFTAEDLAAYAPDPQEPPARRGYKAKLRLSFVQDRSGDLLVAYKPFYYKDDPKDLATHGHPQDTDRRVPLIFWGPWQAARVTDEARTVDLAPTLAAELGIHPAEPVDGHPLALRVR; this comes from the coding sequence ATGCGCTTTGCCCCCATCTTCGCCCCGTTCCTGGCGGCGTCCCTTCTTGCGGCGCCCCGCCCGAAACTGGTGGTCGTCATTTCCGTGGACCAGTTCTCCGCGGAGCTCATGTCCCGGTGGGGCCAGGACCTCCCCGGCGGGCTGGGCCGGCTCCAGCGGGAGGGCACGGCCTTCGTGGAGACCTTCCACGACCACGGGTACACCGAGACCGGCCCGGGCCATTCGGTCCTCCTCACCGGATGCCATCCCATGCACACCGGCATCACCGAGAATTCCTGGCGGGACCGGGCCCGGGGCCGCGACACCTACTGCGTGGAGGATCCCGCGAGCCCCCTCGTGGACGTGGCGGGGACGCCCGTGAGCCCCGCCAACCTCCGGACCGGCACCCTGGGCGAATGGCTCACGGCCCAGGTGCCCGGGAGCCGCTCCTTCGCCGTCACGGGCAAGGACCGCTCGGCGATCCTCATGGCCGGACACCGGGCCCAGGGGGTGTACTGGTTCAATGGGGCCGGGGGCTTCACCACCTCCAAGGCCTACGCCTCCACCCTGCCCCCCTGGCTCAAGGCCTACAACACGCGCTTCCTGACGCGCCTGGCCGACGAGAGCCTGTTCTGGTCCCCCCTGGACGGGCGGCCCCTGCCCCCCTCCGCCACCTACACGGTGCACGGGGCTCCGGTGACCCTGGGCCTCCCGCGCTCCGTGCACGCCGTGGGCATGCCCCTGGACGCGGATTTCTGGGGCCGGTTCCGGGCCACCCCCTTCTTCGACGAAGCCATCCTCGGCGCCGCCCGGGCCCTGGAGGACGCCGAGCACCTGGGCCAGGGCCCCGGCACGGACCTGCTGGCCCTGGGCCTTTCCGCCACCGACTACATCGGCCACCGGTTCGGCAACGGCGGCCCCGAGATGCTGGACGCCCTGAGGCGCCTGGACAAGGGCCTGGGGGCGTACCTGGACCACCTGGCGGCCAAGGTCCCGGGCCTCTGGGTGGTCCTCACCGCCGACCACGGCGCCGCGGACTTCCCGGAGCGGCTCCAGGCCCAGGGCTACCCCGCCCGCCGGGTCTACCCCGGCCCCTGGGCCCAGGCCCTCAACCTCGAACTGCGCAAGCGCCTGGGCCTCGCCCGGGACCCCTTCCTGCCCGCCGACGGCCCCATGCTCTACCTGGACCCCGCCCTCACCGCCCCCGCGGAGCGCAAGCGCATCCTGGACGCCGCGGTGGCGCTGGCCAAGGCCACCCCCGAAGTGGCCGACGCCTTCACCGCCGAGGACCTGGCCGCCTACGCCCCGGACCCCCAGGAACCCCCCGCCCGGCGCGGCTACAAGGCCAAGCTCCGCCTCAGCTTCGTCCAGGACCGCTCCGGCGACCTCCTGGTGGCCTACAAGCCCTTCTATTATAAGGATGACCCCAAGGACCTGGCCACCCACGGCCACCCCCAGGACACGGACCGGCGGGTACCCCTCATCTTCTGGGGCCCCTGGCAAGCCGCCCGGGTCACCGACGAGGCCCGCACCGTGGACCTGGCCCCCACCCTGGCCGCCGAGTTGGGCATCCACCCCGCCGAACCGGTGGACGGTCATCCGCTGGCCCTTCGGGTCCGCTAA
- a CDS encoding TonB-dependent receptor, with product MTSAGLRFSRLIPLIIVGAPLLAQGVSTQLAGRITSKGGAALAGATVSIRNQETGLVRTVVTDGNGRYLAATLPVGAYAVTVTMKGYQTASNLKIALNLGDAAPLNVTMAAEAASIVEVVASVAAVDSERASAAAFVSPEDLVNLPMFNRSFTSLATLTPQVVVDSQRGNLAIAGQRGVNTSINIDGGDNNEPFFGGAVGAAEGKTPFTVSVEAIREYQVITDGASAEFGRMGGGYVNAITKNGTNDFTGGLFYYQRPQSMVAKKPNVTGTPGSNAVGDFTQKQFGFSSGGPIIKDKLFYFVAYDGQRQTTPVNMVWGGSSPLVLDPAKAGDAVLIAKSGSYNSKADSDTMFLRFDYNINTDNVLQLRVNHSSFKGDVGSSVTAAQENMATDNITTDSYVLQWNMVINANWLNELRVNYVKDDMPRSPYSTMPEVSITNGGYYGAYPFDRTYNTKRTQFTENISYNTPTVQLKGGIDYNTVDVSEFFAGNWRGVYMFNSQSDFNAGLWSTYRQNFGLNGSVQDAGLFSTTTKQMAAYIQSDWRVTDEIKLGLGVRWDRQQNPDYPIVDMSNPLAKPLPVTAKIPNDSQFSPRLSATYTPGFDGGKTVIRATLGRYVSTTPAVFLYQVFAANGLRTGSVDFKAADATTFGIPRGATFNPANPYWIPSFPSGAASKIPAFSVWTFSPDFKNPYTDRANVGVERSFNSLIAGVSATYAKGNQLERTTDLNIGTPSVNAYGRTVYTARPNSSYQTMGMYKSDGTSLYHAYTLSLKYHKEGSDFDASIFYTYSINKDFDSNERNYSGVSIQEVNAPGKDWGYADTDRRSVFTGFISYNERRFSGIMASLAIRYLSGFPYSLSYSKDVNGDGQTSNDRFYINGMDSGRNTLRSCSNTTLDLALRRDFALYKKVKLTLSADVFNLLNRQDTYLRTSVDGSGSDASPKLKYGQTYVGSPRQAQLGVRLSF from the coding sequence ATGACCTCCGCAGGACTTCGCTTCTCCCGCCTGATTCCCCTGATCATCGTCGGCGCCCCCCTCCTGGCCCAGGGCGTCTCCACCCAGCTCGCCGGCCGCATCACCTCCAAGGGCGGTGCCGCCCTCGCCGGCGCCACCGTCAGCATCCGCAACCAGGAAACCGGCCTCGTTCGCACCGTCGTCACCGATGGCAATGGCCGCTACCTGGCCGCCACCCTTCCCGTGGGCGCCTACGCGGTCACCGTCACCATGAAGGGCTACCAGACCGCCTCCAACCTCAAGATCGCCCTGAACCTGGGTGACGCCGCCCCCCTCAACGTGACCATGGCCGCCGAAGCCGCCAGCATCGTCGAGGTGGTGGCCAGCGTCGCCGCCGTGGACTCCGAGCGCGCCAGCGCCGCGGCCTTCGTGAGCCCCGAGGACCTGGTCAACCTGCCCATGTTCAACCGGAGCTTCACCAGCCTGGCGACCCTGACGCCCCAGGTGGTGGTGGACTCCCAGCGCGGCAACCTGGCCATTGCCGGCCAGCGCGGCGTCAACACCTCCATCAACATCGACGGCGGCGACAACAACGAGCCCTTCTTCGGTGGCGCCGTGGGCGCGGCCGAAGGAAAGACCCCCTTCACCGTGTCCGTGGAAGCCATCCGCGAGTACCAGGTGATCACCGACGGCGCCAGCGCCGAATTCGGGCGCATGGGCGGCGGCTACGTCAACGCCATCACCAAGAACGGCACCAACGACTTCACCGGCGGCCTGTTCTACTACCAGCGCCCCCAGAGCATGGTCGCCAAGAAGCCCAACGTCACCGGCACGCCTGGAAGCAACGCGGTCGGCGACTTCACGCAGAAGCAGTTCGGCTTCTCCTCGGGCGGCCCCATCATCAAGGACAAGCTGTTCTATTTCGTCGCCTACGATGGCCAGCGCCAGACCACGCCCGTCAACATGGTCTGGGGCGGCAGCTCCCCCCTGGTGCTGGATCCCGCCAAGGCCGGCGACGCCGTCCTGATCGCCAAGAGCGGCTCCTACAACAGCAAGGCCGACTCGGACACGATGTTCCTGCGCTTCGACTACAACATCAACACGGACAACGTCCTGCAGCTGCGCGTGAACCACTCCTCCTTCAAGGGGGACGTGGGTTCCAGTGTCACCGCCGCCCAGGAGAACATGGCCACGGACAACATCACCACGGACTCCTACGTCCTGCAGTGGAACATGGTCATCAACGCGAACTGGCTCAATGAGCTGCGCGTGAACTACGTCAAGGACGACATGCCGCGCTCGCCCTACTCCACCATGCCCGAGGTGAGCATCACCAACGGCGGGTACTACGGCGCCTATCCCTTCGACCGCACCTACAACACCAAGCGCACCCAGTTCACCGAGAACATCAGCTACAACACGCCCACCGTCCAGCTGAAGGGCGGCATCGACTACAACACCGTCGACGTGTCCGAGTTCTTCGCGGGCAACTGGCGCGGCGTCTACATGTTCAACTCGCAGTCGGATTTCAACGCCGGCCTGTGGTCCACCTACCGCCAGAACTTCGGCCTGAACGGCAGCGTCCAGGATGCCGGCCTCTTCTCCACCACCACCAAGCAGATGGCCGCCTACATCCAGTCCGACTGGCGCGTGACCGACGAGATCAAGCTGGGTCTGGGCGTGCGCTGGGATCGCCAGCAGAACCCCGACTACCCGATCGTGGACATGAGCAACCCCCTGGCCAAGCCCCTGCCGGTCACCGCCAAGATCCCCAACGACAGCCAGTTCTCCCCCCGCCTTTCCGCCACCTACACGCCCGGCTTCGACGGCGGCAAGACGGTGATCCGCGCCACCCTGGGCCGCTACGTCAGCACCACCCCCGCCGTCTTCCTCTACCAGGTGTTCGCCGCCAACGGCCTGCGCACCGGTTCGGTGGACTTCAAGGCCGCGGACGCCACCACCTTCGGCATTCCCCGCGGTGCGACGTTCAACCCCGCCAACCCCTACTGGATCCCCTCCTTCCCCAGCGGCGCGGCTTCCAAGATCCCGGCCTTCAGCGTCTGGACCTTCAGCCCCGACTTCAAGAACCCCTACACCGACCGCGCCAACGTGGGTGTCGAGCGTTCCTTCAACAGCCTGATCGCCGGCGTGTCCGCCACCTATGCCAAGGGCAACCAGCTGGAGCGCACCACCGACCTCAACATCGGCACGCCCTCCGTGAACGCCTACGGCCGCACGGTCTACACCGCCCGCCCCAACTCGTCCTACCAGACCATGGGCATGTATAAGTCGGACGGCACCAGCCTCTACCACGCCTACACCCTCAGCCTGAAGTACCACAAGGAAGGCAGCGACTTCGACGCCTCCATCTTCTACACCTACTCCATCAACAAGGACTTCGACTCCAACGAGCGCAACTACTCGGGCGTGAGCATCCAGGAAGTCAACGCCCCGGGCAAGGACTGGGGCTACGCCGACACCGACCGCCGCTCGGTCTTCACCGGCTTCATCAGCTACAACGAGCGCCGGTTCTCGGGCATCATGGCCTCCCTGGCCATCCGCTACCTGAGCGGCTTCCCCTACTCCCTGTCCTACTCCAAGGACGTGAACGGGGACGGCCAGACCTCCAACGACCGCTTCTACATCAATGGCATGGATTCGGGCCGCAACACCCTGCGTTCCTGCTCCAACACCACGCTTGACCTGGCCCTGCGGCGCGATTTCGCGCTCTACAAGAAGGTCAAGCTCACCCTGTCCGCCGACGTGTTCAACCTCCTGAACCGCCAGGACACCTACCTCAGGACCTCCGTGGATGGCTCCGGTTCCGATGCGAGCCCGAAACTCAAATACGGCCA